The following is a genomic window from Chryseobacterium sp. StRB126.
CTTATTGATTTTTCTTCTGGTCTGTACAGAGACTTTATAAGCTCCATCCCGTAATTTCTGGATCTTACCAACCGGATGAAAAATGACCTTACTTTCAAAAGGATTGAATGAAAGCAGTTCATTACTGCAATCACGAGGATCCAGTAAAGAATTTTTCTCTATTTTAACCTCACCAATTTTAATGTATGGCGAATTTTTCCACTCCACATTCAGCTTATTAATGGGTTGGTCCTTAATATTATAGCAAAGCTGAATCAAAACATCAGCGGTAAAATCATTCTTCTGAAGATAATTCCTTAAAGCCTTTTTCATGTTTTGTTTCTTATCCATATTCTTATTAACGGATTTGGGGCTCAACTTTATCTTCATCATATAATCTCCCAAACGGTAAGCTCCTACAGAATGATAATCAAAAGAGAGAATGAAATCATTTCTCTTACTGAACAACTTTATTGTATTTCTGATAAATGAACCTGTACAAACAGATGGGATTATTTTAATCATTTGCGTAAGCAGAGAAAATAAACTGCTCCATTTATTGATATAAGAAAGATTGATGGCTGTAAACAGTTTTAAAAAGGTAGAAACAGAGTTAACAGGAAACAGCGGAAAGTTTACCAACGGATAATTGGAAAGCAGATTATTGTTTTCATCCCTGATCTGCACGGCAAAGCCATAAGCCGGAATATCCCTTTTTGAATTTTGAATTTTGAACTGTGCGTTGGAAAGTCTTATAAACAAATCAAATTTTTCTTTATCAAAAAAAGGTTTGAGAAATTCAGGAATATTGGGGTCTACCAAGAAGATTCCTTTTGAGACTGCATAAGTCTTTGCATGGGCATTTCTGGTAGCATAATTAACGTCACTTATGGAAGAGGATTGCTCAACAAAATCGGCAATCGTTTTTTTATTGATTTCCAGAAGTTTTTTTTCCTCTTCATTAAGCTCGTCAAACTTCTTGTTATATAGTATCGGATTTGGCATTTAGTTTTAAAATTCAAGTATAACGCCAAGTTTCGGAATTTGTGTTAAGGAAATATTACAATTATTTGAATTTTATGGAAGTTTGATGCAGGAAGTTTGATGCAGGAAGTTTCTGAGTATACCATTTTTAATGATCTTTTTTTTAACTTATTGATTATTAGTGCTTAATTAATATAGTAAAGAATGAATAAAAAAGAAAATGCCTGACAGTGAAATACTCGGTTTTTGAACTTCCACCCTCGTGCTTCCATCTTCCAAGCCTAAAAAAGCCTTATCTTTGCAAAAAATTATAATATGGGAGTAGCAGATTTGTTATTTAAACGTAAAAAAGAATTGGCTGAAAAGAACCTTAATGACGGCAAAGAGTACATGGAAGAGTATGGTAAGAGAGAAAGTGTTGTTCAATTACCAAGCGGCTTACAATATGAAATTATTACGGAAGGGGATGGGGCAAAGCCGGGACCTAAATCTACTGTAAAATGCCACTACCACGGAACTACTATTTCCGGTAAGGTTTTCGACAGTTCTGTAAAAAGAGGAACTCCGGCATCTTTCCCACTGAACAGAGTGATTTCAGGATGGACAGAAGCTCTTCAGTTAATGACGGTAGGAAGTAAGTGGAGACTGATTATTCCACCGCATTTAGCATACGGAGATCAGGAGATCAGCAAAGAAATTGGACCAAACAGTACTCTTGTTTTTGAAGTAGAATTACTGGGTATTAAATAATCCGGCTTAAAAATAAATTAAAAATTTACCTGATTTCAGGTAAATTTTTTTATTTGTACTATATTCGTATTGATGAATTATATTGAAACTGATTGATGATTTCTGACAATGATTCAGTTATGACACAAAAATTGGGCTGAATGAAAAAAATATTTTACCTCTTTATCGTTTTCGGTTTGTTGACTTCTTGTGTTTCCAAGAAGAATCAGCTTATTCAACAAAACATACTTACTTTGAAGGATAGCTATTGTAAGGCTCCTTTCAAGTATAATTATAGCAATAAAGTCCCTTCCTACAATTCGGATTCTATTTTAGCAGCCAATAAAGAGCTGAAGGAAATGTTTTCTGACCAGAGTATTTTGATTTTAAATGCATTGGATAACCTGGATGAGGTTCATGAGATTATGGACCTTAAAAAGGATTCATCGCTGGCTTCTCAGGTTAAAGTTTTGCAGCTAAAAACTAAAATCAACAGTAAAATTACCATTGCGCTTACAGAATTGGATGCTGTAGCAGCAGAATTTGATTGCGAGGGCGAAAGAGTAGCCCAGATTGGAAACTATGTAGATAACCTCAATTCTTCCAGAAATAATAAACTCATTCTATATTCTATTATCACAGGAGCGGCAGCTTCCATTGCCGGAGGAATTGTTGGAGATCAGGGCTGGAGCAATGCCATTGATATCGGTGGAGGGGTTTTGGGAGCAGGTTTCGGTTTGGCAACTCTTAATCCGAAAGGGAAAAAGGTAGAATTTATTCACCAAAGAAACCTTCTTAGAGATATCTGGAAAGGGAAATTAGAATCCCCGAACTTCCCGCCATTTATCTGGTATATGTATACCGAAAAGAAATTTTCCAATAGGGAAGAACGTTCCATTATTGGAAATATGAAAGAAAGATGGCTGCATTATCAGTTTGATGATGATACAGAAGCTGCAGATCAGTCCGTTATTTTCAAAGATGGCGGATATTACAGGGCAGACGACCTTCATAACCGTGCAGCTATGCTTAATCAGATGCAATCGGCAACACGAACCATCAATCAGAACATTAATTATTTACTGCTGGATCTGGATAAATTAATCCTTTAGGAAAAATTAATTGTAATAAATTTTGTTACAATTAAAATTTGTTTATCTTTGCAGAGTAATTACAATGAATAACACAAGATTTGCTACGGCAATACATATCATGACCTTATTGGCGAAAAGTCCTCAGGAGTGGCTCACTTCTGACTGGGTTGCGGGTAGTATCAATGTAAATCCTGTCATTGTACGTAAAGAGATCAG
Proteins encoded in this region:
- a CDS encoding catalase, whose product is MPNPILYNKKFDELNEEEKKLLEINKKTIADFVEQSSSISDVNYATRNAHAKTYAVSKGIFLVDPNIPEFLKPFFDKEKFDLFIRLSNAQFKIQNSKRDIPAYGFAVQIRDENNNLLSNYPLVNFPLFPVNSVSTFLKLFTAINLSYINKWSSLFSLLTQMIKIIPSVCTGSFIRNTIKLFSKRNDFILSFDYHSVGAYRLGDYMMKIKLSPKSVNKNMDKKQNMKKALRNYLQKNDFTADVLIQLCYNIKDQPINKLNVEWKNSPYIKIGEVKIEKNSLLDPRDCSNELLSFNPFESKVIFHPVGKIQKLRDGAYKVSVQTRRKINKLLHGKDVK
- a CDS encoding FKBP-type peptidyl-prolyl cis-trans isomerase, with amino-acid sequence MGVADLLFKRKKELAEKNLNDGKEYMEEYGKRESVVQLPSGLQYEIITEGDGAKPGPKSTVKCHYHGTTISGKVFDSSVKRGTPASFPLNRVISGWTEALQLMTVGSKWRLIIPPHLAYGDQEISKEIGPNSTLVFEVELLGIK